The DNA region GCGGCTCGGCGCCGACGCTCGTCTTTGACGAAATCGATACCGGCGTCGGCGGTGCCGTTGCCGATGCGATCGGTCAGCGCCTGAAACGGCTTTCCGATCGCGTGCAGGTGCTCTCCGTCACCCACGCCCCTCAAGTGGCCGCACGGGCGGCAACGCATCTGCTCATTTCCAAGGGTCCGGTCTCCGACGGCTCCGAGAAGATCGCCACGCGTGTCGCGACAATGGCACACAAGGATCGCACCGAAGAAATCGCCCGCATGCTTGCCGGAGCTTCCGTGACGGAAGAGGCAAGGGCGGCTGCGGCTCGGCTGTTGGCAGGGAATGCTTGACCTCTCTTCTCCCCAACTGGGAGCCGAGCATAGCGAGGCGATGAGGGGGTCCGCGTCGCCAGACGCGAATGGCCGAAGCGGGAGCGCAGGACATCTTGCAACGCATCGCTCGTCGCCCCTTATCCGCCCTTCGGGCTCCTTCTCCCGCTGGGGAGAAGGGAGTTCCGGTTTTCCTGCTTCTTCCCAACGCCGATTTTTGCTCTAAAACGACTCCAGATTCTCTGGAGTGATCCCACATGCCGACCGAGTCCGTTGCCGTTGAAGACCTGACGATCGATGATGCCGCCACCGAGCTTGCGCGGCTGGCGAAAGAGGTCGCCCATCACGACGCGCTTTATCATGGCAAGGATCAGCCGGAGATTTCGGACGCGGACTATGACGCGCTGAAGCGGCGCAACGATGCGATCGAGGCGCGGTTTCCGGAACTGATCCGCGAAGACAGCCCGTCGCGCCGGGTGGGTGCTGCACCCTCCGTCACCTTTGCGCCGGTCGTCCACGCCCGCCCGATGCTGTCGCTCGACAACACGTTTTCGCAGGAGGATGTGCAGGATTTCGTCGCCGGTGTTTATCGCTTCCTGGGGCGCCTGCCGGACCAGTCGATCGCCTTTACCGCCGAACCGAAGATCGATGGGCTCTCCATGTCGATCCGTTACGAGAACGGCAGGCTGGTCACGGCCGCAACGCGCGGCGACGGCACGACGGGTGAGAATGTCACGGCCAATATCCGCACCATCAAGGAAATTCCGAATGAACTGCCCAAGGGCGTTCCCGCCGTCGTGGAAATACGCGGTGAGGTCTACATGGCGAAGAGCGATTTTATGGCGCTCAACAAGCAGATGGAGGCCGAGGGAAAGCAGACCTACGTCAACCCGCGCAACACGGCAGCCGGATCGCTGCGCCAGCTCGATGCGAAGGTGACCGCGAGCCGCAAGCTGAAATTCTTCGCCTATGCCTGGGGCGAGATGTCGGAGGTGCCGGCCAATACACAGTTCGACATGGTTCAGCTCTTCAGGGATTGGGGCTTCCCGGTCAATCCGCTGATGAAGCGGCTGAATTCCGTCGCCGATATTCTCACCCACTACGACGAGATCGGCCTGAAGCGCCCGGACCTCGACTACGACATCGACGGTGTCGTCTACAAAGTTGACAGCCTTGAACTCCAGCAGCGCCTCGGCTTCCGCTCGCGCAGCCCGCGCTGGGCGACCGCTCACAAGTTTCCGGCAGAACAGGCATTCACGACGGTCGAAAACATCGACATTCAGGTCGGCCGCACCGGCGCGTTGACGCCGGTCGCGCGGCTTACGCCCGTCACTGTCGGCGGCGTGATGGTGACCAACGCGACCCTCCACAACGAAGACTACATCAAGGGCCTAGGCAATTCCGGCGAGCCCATCCGCGACGAGGAGCACGATATCCGGATCGGCGATACGGTGATCGTGCAGCGGGCCGGCGACGTCATTCCGCAGGTACTCGATGTGGTGCTGGAAAAGCGGTCGACGGACGCGGTGCCTTACGCGTTTCCGAAGCGCTGCCCGGTCTGCGATTCGCATGCTGTGCGCGAAAGAAACGAGAAGACGGGAAAGCTCGATTCCGTTACGCGCTGCACCGGCGGCTTCGTGTGCCGCGCGCAGGCAACAGAGCATCTCAAGCACTTCGTCTCGCGCAACGCCTTTGACATCGAGGGCCTGGGTTCGAAGCAGATCGACTTCTTCTTCGAAAGCGAGGATGACGCGCTGAA from Rhizobium sullae includes:
- the ligA gene encoding NAD-dependent DNA ligase LigA, which encodes MPTESVAVEDLTIDDAATELARLAKEVAHHDALYHGKDQPEISDADYDALKRRNDAIEARFPELIREDSPSRRVGAAPSVTFAPVVHARPMLSLDNTFSQEDVQDFVAGVYRFLGRLPDQSIAFTAEPKIDGLSMSIRYENGRLVTAATRGDGTTGENVTANIRTIKEIPNELPKGVPAVVEIRGEVYMAKSDFMALNKQMEAEGKQTYVNPRNTAAGSLRQLDAKVTASRKLKFFAYAWGEMSEVPANTQFDMVQLFRDWGFPVNPLMKRLNSVADILTHYDEIGLKRPDLDYDIDGVVYKVDSLELQQRLGFRSRSPRWATAHKFPAEQAFTTVENIDIQVGRTGALTPVARLTPVTVGGVMVTNATLHNEDYIKGLGNSGEPIRDEEHDIRIGDTVIVQRAGDVIPQVLDVVLEKRSTDAVPYAFPKRCPVCDSHAVRERNEKTGKLDSVTRCTGGFVCRAQATEHLKHFVSRNAFDIEGLGSKQIDFFFESEDDALKIRTAPEIFTLERRQQNSLTKLENIEGFGKVSVGKLYAAINERRSIALHRFIYALGIRHVGETTAKLLARSYGTYEAFASAMKEAAPLSGDAWNDLNSIEGIGEIVARAIVEFYKEPRNVEVISALLSEVTPQEAEQPVTSGSPVAGKTVVFTGSLEKFTRDEAKAKAESLGAKVAGSVSKNTDIVVAGPGAGSKLDKARELGVQTMDEDGWLALIGR